Below is a window of Paenibacillus bovis DNA.
GAAAGATACCATTATCCGCGCGATCGAACGCTGTACAGAGCGCTCCCGCGAAATGGGAGCCGTATTAAAGGAGGAAAATTCATGAGTTACTGTATCGCTTCTTACCGCATTCATGACGACAAAGCAGATTTCCACAAAAAAGCCCAATCGATCGCGGTCGGTATGACTGTAGGCAGCTGGACAGAGCTTCCTGCTGCCAAGCAGGAGTCTATGAAAAAGCATTTGGGCGAAGTCATTTCGGTAGAAGTGCATGAACCTGCTGGTGGTGAGCGTTATGCCGATGTACGTATTGCTTATCCGGATGCGAATTTCAGCAGTGATATTCCCGCACTGCTGGTGACCGTATTTGGCAAAATCTCTATGGATGGACGCATCAAATTGACTCATCTGGAGTTCTCCGAATCCTTCCTGAGCCATTTCAAAGGACCAAAATTCGGTATCCACGGTGTTCGCCAGCTGCTCGGTGTAACTGAGCGTCCACTGCTGATGAGCATTTTCAAATCGGTTATCGGTCATGATCTCGACGAGTTGACCCGTCAATTCAGTGCACAGGCACTGGGGGGCGTAGATCTGATCAAGGATGACGAGATTCTGTTTGAGAATGAACTGACACCGATCGAGAAACGTGTAGCTGCCTGCCGTAAAGCTGCAGAAGCTGCCCAGGCAGAAACAGGCAAAAAAGTGCTGTATGCCGCTAACCTGACCGGTCATACTTTCCAATTGAAGGAACAGGCCAAAAAAGCAATCGATGCTGGCGCAAGTGCACTGCTGCTCAATGTATTGTCCTATGGCTATGATGTATTGTCCGAGCTGAGTGCAGATCCGGATATTTCGATTCCGATCATGGCACATCCAGCGCTTGCAGGCGCCTACTACCCTTCACCTTATTACGGTATCTCGGCTTCCGTACTGCTTGGTCAGCTGATGCGGCTGGCAGGTGCGGATCTGGTCTTATTCCCTTCTCCGTACGGCTCGGTAACAATGCCGCGTGAGGAAAACATGGCAATTCGCGAACAGCTCATCACTGGAAGTCTCCCGTACAAGCAGAGCTTCCCGGTGCCATCTGCAGGCATTCATCCAGGACTTGTTCCTTTGATTCTCAAGGACTTTGGTACAGATGTCATTATTAATGCAGGCGGAGGTATTCACGGGCATCCAGGTGGCGCGAGCGCAGGCGGAAGAGCTTTTCAGCAGGCAATCGATGCTGCACTGTCCGGTGTATCGCTGGCGGATTATGCTGTCCAGGGACATCAGGAGCTCGCCCAGGCGATTGAGATCTGGGGTGGAGAACGATGACATCCAGACAGCCGGTTATTTTCTGTGATTTCGATGGTACGATTACCAACACCGATAATATCGTTGCTATTATGAAGCACTTTTCTCCTGCCGGTTATGAAGAGATCATGCAGGAAGTGGTTGCCCAGAAACGATCGATCCGCGATGGAGTAGGTGCAATGTTCGCGCTGATGCCATCCTCCAGCAAAAACGAGATTATCGAGTTTGTGATGACACATGCGGGTATCCGCGAAGGATTTCCGGAATTTCTGAATCTGGTGCGAGAGCATCAGATCCCGTACTATGTGACGAGCGGCGGTATTGATTTCTTTCTCAAACCGCTGCTGGAACCATTCGGGATCCCGGAAAACCATATCTTCTGCAATAGTGCCGATTTCTCCGGTGAACATATCGAAATATTGTGGCCGCACCCCTGTGATGAACACTGCCAGAATGATTGCGGCATGTGTAAAACGACCGTTATGCGCGAGTTTCCACCAGAGCAGTATGAACGTATCCTGATCGGCGACAGTCTGACTGATTTTGAAGGTGCACGTATAGCCGATCTGGTCTACTCCCGATCTGTATTAACAGATAAATGTAGAGAGCTGGATGTACCGCATGTTGCTTTCCAAACTTTCCATGATATTATTAACGACTTCCGTCAACGAATAGGAGCGATTCATTCATGAGCTTTGTAACTATACCTCTTGAGCAAAAACAGGCTGTATTGCAAGAATTAGGCGGCATCAAGGAACAGTTTGCGGCACGTCACTGGTTCCCTGGTACAAGCGGCAATCTATCCCTGCGTGTAGGCGATTATACCCCGGATAATTTCCATTTTGCTATTACTGCCAGCGGCAAGGACAAATCAGTCAGTACCCCTTCGGATTTTCTGTTTGTCGATCAGGAAGGGCATCCATGCGAGGCTACCGGTCTGAAACCAAGCGCAGAGACACTGATTCATTGCGAAATTTATCGGGAGACAGGCTGCGGTGCTGTATTCCATGTACACACCGTGTTCAACAATCTGGTCAGTGAATATTTTGGTGAAAAAGGCGCTGTGCCTATTCAAGGGCTGGAACTAATCAAAGCTTTTAATATCTGGGAAGAAAACGCGGCGATTACTATTCCTGTACTGCCCAACTATGCGGAGATTCCCCGTATCGCCGAGCTGGTATCCGGCGTACTGAACCCTGCTATTCCGGGCATCCTGCTGCGTGGTCATGGTATTTATGCCTGGGGGAAAAACGCATTCGAAGCCAAACGTCATCTGGAAGCTTTTGAGTTTATTTTTGAATATATTTATCGCGATCTGCTGCTGCGCAAATCGTAAGCAGATCACTTTTAAAAATCTATCTGTATAAAACCGAACTTAAAAGTATCTATATAGGTTTTCGTTCGGTTTTACTCCTATGAAAGCGTACAAAAAAGCTGACATTCACTGGAATGTCAGCTTTTATTGTATAAAAAACTAATTTTATTATTGCCCTTTGTAACAAATACCCGTATACTGAATTAAATTATAAAAACAGACATACAGTATCGATTGATTCTGCATATCTGGAATTGCATGTTACATAAAATAAGATCTAGAGCAGGAACCCATTTGTGGCAGCAAATGAGCTCCATCTATGCTCTATTCATCCCTCTGCTCTTGGCCGATCAGTGGATAATTCTTATTTTTGTGGAACAGTCAGTTGGTAACCAGCAGGCAGCAGGTTGTTGGCAGCAACCAGTTGGTCTACAGTGATACCGTATTGAGCAGCGATTTCAGTCAGGCTGGCACCTTGTGGAACAACAACAACGATATCTTGTTTAGCTTCTGTTTTAGTTGGAGCAGTTGTCTCAGTTGGGGCAGCTGCTTCTTCTTTTGTAGTTGTATCTTCTTTAGTACCAAACAGTGCATTGAATTGTGCAGTTTGTGCTGCTACGAATGCAGCGTTATCAGCACGTGCTTCTTCTCTATCTTGTCTTTTATCGTGGCTGGATTTCTCAGCTGCAAAAGCGTGAGTTCCACCTACTGGTGCTACTACTGCAACAGCTCCAACACTTGCTGCTACTACTGTGGACAATAATACTTTTTGAATTTTTGCGTTCATGGTTTTAACTCTCCTCTAATTATGTTTTTGTACATCGTTATTTAAGTAAACTCCTGTTACCAATCCTGATGCTTATTTTGCTTTGTACTACTGGTGTGATGAAGTAGACCAATGAATAAATATAAACTATTACATACGTTTTTCAAACAACCGGTACTTGTTTCTTACGGGCACAAGTTACTTTACTCCTATTTCAAATAAATTGCAAGCCTAATGAAATCAGTACGGATATGATTTTGTAAAATTAAATTCAATATTGACTATATACTTACCTAATTATTAGAACGCTTACATTTTACATAGATTTTACAAGGTGATTTTTTTCCTGCATATTGTTTCATTTTTATTTTATAATTCCGACTACTTCACTCGTTGTTCACAATTTGTTTTATATTTTCGGACATGTTAGCTATTTTGACAATTTTTATACTTGTTTTATGAACATTTGCTTACTAATTGAATCAATAAGTTTAAAGATTTAGCCAATCCAAAAGATTGTATAATTATATACATATTCTAAATAGCTTGCTGTATATAGGTTTACTATTGAAAATTCCTGCTCTATTTTCAATAGTATTCTGAATTTTTACGAAACATATTAATTAAATTCCATACTTATGATGTGATATATACTTACATATGCACTTTGATTTTAAAATCTTTATAGAATTATTTTCATCTTTATAATCTTACAACGAGAATTAGACAATATAGGTTAAATACGATTTAACAAATATTTATTCATAAATAAGTATATAAATTCACACAAAAGAAATTATATTAAATAACCTAAAAAGTAAATTAATGTAATTACCAAAACAGGAAATACCCTTAAAATTTTTTTTCAATTTTCTTTTTTATTTTGATTTTAATAAGGATTTTCTGTTTTCATATCGTAATTTATCGCATGCTCATGTTGTTATTATATTCGTATTATTTCATTTCCTATTTATAATTTGCTTGCTCCAGCATTAATCGCCAGGTATCTGATAAACACGAATCTATCTTGCCATCTGTACAAAGACATACCAAAAAGGCTGCTTCCACAAATACATAGCGGAAGCAGCCTTTGGCATACTAATTATTCTGGCACTATCTGACAGCCATCCTGTCTGAAATACATTGCCCAGAAGCTGTCATTACCATTATTGATCATTTACCGCTGACGGAACTTTTGCGTGTATGCTCTGGCGTCTTCAGCCGTACGTACACGGTTTCGGTTCCATTCCAGTAAAATACGATCTATATATCGGAAATGGAGCTTACCAGCGAATACAGACTCTTTGAGCGCCATCAGGATCAATTCTTCCGGGTACCGGTCCTGATCCAGCCAGCCGGAGATCGTTTCGCACTCCATCGGCGACAAAGGACGGGCAAATTCCTTTTCAAAAATAATAAAAAGGTTACGCTCCCGCTCTTCTTCTTTGCTTGCCTGGTTCACAGCTGCTGCAGGCGGCTGATTGATCGCCGTAATACGTTCCTGCTGCTCGGACGCCAGAATCGTGCCCAGCTTCTCATACAGGCCGCTAAGATCATAACGTTCATAACGAATGCCTGTCATCGGGTCCTGTTCGTCTTCGATCCCGATAAATCCGGCTTTCATCAGCTTCTGGATACGGGCAGCGATTATGCCAGGTGCTGCACCCGTTCTCCATTCCAGCTCTTCCAGCGTCGGAAATTCATTATGCTCTACCTGACGGAAAGACAGCAGCTGCAATAGCAGCATCGCTTCAGCATCATCCAGATCCAGCGCCTGATAATACTTTAGCAGTGCATAAGGAATATTGGCTGTCTGCATGCCCATTGTGTACGCAGCGCCTTTTGCCCATGCTTTCCATTGTTCTCCGCCCATTGTTTTAATCATCCTTTCTATACGTCCACCCTGAGTCATGTGTCCGTACAGAAATTATGGATACAGACGATACAGCATACGAGGGAAAGCAATAGTTTCGCGTACATGATCCAGACCACAGATCCATGCTACTGTACGCTCCAGACCCAGTCCGAATCCGGAGTGAGGCACGGTTCCGTACGTACGAAGGTCCATGTACCATTGATAAGCTTCGCCCAGATTGTGCTCCTGGAAGCGCTGCTCCATCAATTCCGGATCGTCGATACGCTGTGATCCGCCAATAATCTCTCCATAACCTTCTGGAGCGATCATATCTGCACACAGAACAACTTCCGGACGCTCTGGATCAGGCTTCATGTAGAATGCTTTGATGTCTTTTGGATAATGGGTAATAAATACTGGTTTGTCATAGGCTTCGGCAATCGCAGTCTCGTGCGGTGCGCCAAAGTCGTCCCCCCAAGGGATATCGAATCCTTTGCCTTTGAGGAACTCAATCGCTTCATCATAAGTGATGCGCGGGAATGGACCAACGATATGTTCCAGCTTGGTTACATCGCGTTCCAGCGTCTCCAGCTCGGCGCGACAGTTTTTCAGTACGGACTGAACCACATGGGATACAAACTGCTCCTGTACTTCCAGACTTTCCTCGTGCGTAGTAAATGCCATTTCCGGCTCGATCATCCAGAACTCGATCAGGTGACGACGGGTTTTGGATTTTTCGGCGCGGAATGTCGGACCGAACGAATAAACTTTACCCAGTGCCATTGCAGCAGCTTCCATATACAGCTGACCACTTTGTGTCAGGTAAGCATCCTCGTCAAAATATTTAATATGGAACAGCTCGGTTGTATCTTCGGCCGCGGAAGGCGTCAGAATTGGCGGATCCACTTTGGTAAATCCATTCGTGTTGAAAAATTCCTGAACCGCACGAATAATCTCGGCGCGGATAACCATCACTGCACGCTGACGATTCGAACGCAGCCACAGGTGGCGATGATCCATCAGGAAATCAACACCGTGTTCTTTTGGAGTGATCGGATATTCGGAAGTGATATGAATAACTTCAATATCGGTAACCGTCATTTCGTAGCCGGATTTACTGCGCGGCTCTTCACGGATAATACCTGTTACGTACAGGGAGCTCTCCTGGGTCATGCTTTTCGCATCATTCCAGACACTTTCCGGTACTTCGCTTTTGACAACAACGCCCTGGATGTAGCCTGTACCATCACGCAGCTGCAAAAACTGGATTTTACCGCTGGAACGTTTGTTGTTAATCCATGCTCCAATCGTTACGGTTTCGCCAATATGCTCATTGACTCTTTTAATAACGGTTTTAGTGGACATTCTTTCATTCTCCCCTTGTCTATACCATGCTGTTGTTTTTACTTGTTGATGAGTTGGTAGGTATCGCGAGCGATAACCAGCTCTTCATTGGTAGGTACAACCAGCACTTCTACTTTGGAATTTGGTGTGGAAATGCGGCGTGGATCGCCGGAACGTACTTTGTTCAGTTCCTCATCGATCTCTACACCCAGATAGCTCAGGTTCTCACAAACGGCTTTACGCACGATTGCAGAGTTCTCGCCTACACCGGCTGTAAATACGAGTACATCAACACCGTTCATTGCTGCTGCATAAGAACCGATGTATTTACGCAGACGATATTCGTACATTTCGAATGCCAGTGTGGAATGAGGATCGCCTTTTTCCAGACCATCAGTGATTTCGCGCATATCACTGCTGATTCCGGAAATCGCCTGCAGACCACTGTGCTTGTTCAGCATCAGATTCACTTCGCTGACTGTCAGCTCTTCCTTGTTCATGACATAAGGTACGATCGCCGGATCAAGATCACCACTGCGTGTACCCATCATCAGACCTTCAAGAGGCGTCATACCCATGGAAGTATCTACGGAGATACCACCCTGTACAGCAGTCAGACTACCGCCGTTACCGATATGGGCAGTGATTACTTTGAGATCTTCCAGCGGCTTGCCCAGGAAATCGGCTGCTGCACGGCTTACATAATAGTGGGACGTGCCATGGAATCCATAGCGACGTACTTTGTATTTGTTGTAAAGTACCCGCGGAATTGCGTACAGATATGCTTTTTCAGGCATTGTCTGGTGGAAGGCTGTATCAAATACAACAACCTGCGGTACGCCCGGCATATTGATTTCGGAAGCTTCAATACCCATGATTGCAGCCGGATTATGCAGTGGTGCCAGATCGATCAGTGCACGAATATCTTTTTTGGCCTGCTGGTCAACAACAGCAGACTCTTTGAAAAATTCACCGCCGTGTACAACGCGGTGTCCGACAGCATTGATTTCACTTACACTTTCCAGAACGCCATGCGTTTTGTCAGTCAGCTTGTCGATAACTTTACGGATCGCTGTGTTATGCTCCAGAATTTCGCTAACTTCGGTGACTTCGTCTTTGCCTGTCGGCTTGTGAGTCAGAATGGAAGAGTCCATCCCGATCCGCTCTACCAGACCTTTGGCCAGAACGGATTCATCGGTCATATCATACAGCTGGTATTTGAGTGAAGAACTACCTGAGTTGATTACGAGTACTTTCATATCCGGTCACCATCCTTGTCATACTTGAAGAATCCTTCGCCTGTTTTCACGCCGAGACTACCTGCACGCACCATTTTTTTCAAAATGATCGCTGGACGGTATTTCAGCTCGCCATACTCACGGAACATGCGCTCCAGAGCAGCATTGACAGAATCCAGACCAAAGCGGTCTGCCATTTCCAGTGGTCCGTATTGGAACTGGTAGCCGACACGCATAGCATCGTCGATATCTTCAGCAGAAGCTACGCCTTCTTCAAGCACATGCAGTGCTTCGTTGATCAGCAGACAGATAATACGGCTTGTTACGAAACCAGGAGATTCGTAAACCATGATTCCTCTTTTTTCCACAGTCTCTTCCACAAAGTTTTTGGTTTGATCAAAAGTCTTGTCGGAAGTACGCAGGCCACGGATAATTTCAACCAGGTCGATTTTGGATACCGGATAGATAAAGTGAAGTCCGATTACACGCTCCGGATATTTGGTCGAGCTAGCCAGCTCGGTCAAACTGAGCGTAGACGTGTTGCTCGCCAGAATAACGCTGCTGGAGCAAACCTGATCCAATTGCGCGAACACTTCTTTTTTCGCTTCTGGATCTTCGCTGATTGTCTCGATAACCAGATCACAGGAACCGAGTTCCGCAAAATGAGTCACTTTCTGGATTTTGCCGAGAATTAGCTTTTTCTCTGCCTGGGTCAGTGCCCATTTTTCCATTTGCTTGTCCAGACTGGTCTCGATCATGCTCCACGCATTATCCAGTTTCTCTGGAGTCTTCTCAACCAACAGCACCTCGATACCTTTTTTGGCCAGCATTTCTGCAATGCCCTGACCCATTGTACCGCCGCCGATAACGCCGACTTTTTTAAAATTCATGCTTTCTATTCCACCCTTCCAATATTCAGTATGGTATAAGCTAAACCATCTAGCCGGACACCATCTGGCCCTTCACACTTTCATATTCTTCTCAAGCTCTATTTAAAGCAAAACAGAACAAGACAAACGATTGTTTTGGTCTATTTTAATTATGCCAAGCATAAGAAATGTAATGATGAAAAATGCCGGGCTTCTATATAATCTCCAACATCTAATAATACCGTAGCACAGGCAAAAAGTAAAAAAAAAGTACCAGCTTAGTGAATTAAGCTGGTACATTTGAACTTTTCTTGAATTGTTCACGGAATTGCTCGCCCGAGAGGATTTCTTCCTGTAATAAAATGTCAAGGGAGCTGTCAAAAATGTGGCGGCGTTCTTCCAGCAGCTTGCGGGTACGCTCACCCAGATCTTCCAGAATCGCATTGCTTTCTTTCATCAGCAATTCTTTGGGAACCATATTGATCGTTACGATACCGAGTTTGGTGAGACCGGCTTCTACCATGTTCTGTACGATATTCAGCGCTTGGTCAAAGTCACCTCTGGAGCCTGTACTGCGGCCTTCATAATACATTTCTTCAGCGGCTGCACCGGCAAGAGCGATCATGATTTGCTCTTCCAGGAATGGCTTGGTATACAGATATTGTTCTTGCTGTGGATTATGACGAACATAACCGAGTGCCTGGCCGCGCGGACTTAGAGCAACCTGGCCCACACTATTCGGACGGACAACCTCTGCCATAATCGCATGACCGAGTTCGTGAATAGCGACGCGCTGTTTTTCTTCGGCGCTGGATTCGCGGTCTGTTTTCTCGCCCATCATTACTTTATCGATCGCCATCGACATATGACGCTGGCTGATCACTTCTTCATCCTGACGCATAGCATAGATAGCTGCTTCGTTCATGACGCTTTCCAATTGTGCACCGGAGAAGCCATAAGCCTCTTCAGCCAGTTTATCCAGATTGGCTTCTGCAGCCATCGGTTTGTTGGCAGCATGCAGTTCCAGGATATGCTTGCGACCTTTTTTGTCCGGCAGATCCACTTGAATATGACGGTCAAAACGGCCTGGACGCAGCAGAGCGCTGTCCAGCATTTCTTTACGGTTGGTTGCGGCGATAATCAGAATACGTGGTGCTTCATTGCTATAGATACCATCCATCTCGGTAAGCAATTGGTTCAGCGTCTGATCATACTCACGCTGTTGTCCACCTTCACGCTTACCACCGATTACATCAATTTCATCAATAAAGATAATCGCACTTTGTTTGTTTTCTTTGGCAGCACGGGTACGTGCATCCTTGAACAGGTCACGGATACGACCGGCACCGACACCAACATACATTTCCACAAATTCACTACCGGAAGCACTAACAAATACGGAATTGGTATAATGTGCAGCCGCTTTGGCCATCAGCGTTTTACCGGTTCCCGGAGGGCCTGTCAGCAGGATCCCTTTCAGTGGACGAATACCAAATTTATTGATTTCATCATGACGCACGAGGAAATCCAGTGCTTCGCGCAGTTCGCGCTTGGCATTGTCCTGACCACCAATTTGTTCAAAAGTCAGTTTGACCGGACCATTTTTTTTGCGATTGCGTTCTTGACTCGCACCGACAGCCAGTCCACCGCGCATTTGCATAAAGAACAGGATGCCGCCGACAACAGCTGCAAGCAGCA
It encodes the following:
- a CDS encoding 2,3-diketo-5-methylthiopentyl-1-phosphate enolase, producing the protein MSYCIASYRIHDDKADFHKKAQSIAVGMTVGSWTELPAAKQESMKKHLGEVISVEVHEPAGGERYADVRIAYPDANFSSDIPALLVTVFGKISMDGRIKLTHLEFSESFLSHFKGPKFGIHGVRQLLGVTERPLLMSIFKSVIGHDLDELTRQFSAQALGGVDLIKDDEILFENELTPIEKRVAACRKAAEAAQAETGKKVLYAANLTGHTFQLKEQAKKAIDAGASALLLNVLSYGYDVLSELSADPDISIPIMAHPALAGAYYPSPYYGISASVLLGQLMRLAGADLVLFPSPYGSVTMPREENMAIREQLITGSLPYKQSFPVPSAGIHPGLVPLILKDFGTDVIINAGGGIHGHPGGASAGGRAFQQAIDAALSGVSLADYAVQGHQELAQAIEIWGGER
- a CDS encoding 2-hydroxy-3-keto-5-methylthiopentenyl-1-phosphate phosphatase, with the protein product MTSRQPVIFCDFDGTITNTDNIVAIMKHFSPAGYEEIMQEVVAQKRSIRDGVGAMFALMPSSSKNEIIEFVMTHAGIREGFPEFLNLVREHQIPYYVTSGGIDFFLKPLLEPFGIPENHIFCNSADFSGEHIEILWPHPCDEHCQNDCGMCKTTVMREFPPEQYERILIGDSLTDFEGARIADLVYSRSVLTDKCRELDVPHVAFQTFHDIINDFRQRIGAIHS
- the mtnB gene encoding methylthioribulose 1-phosphate dehydratase produces the protein MSFVTIPLEQKQAVLQELGGIKEQFAARHWFPGTSGNLSLRVGDYTPDNFHFAITASGKDKSVSTPSDFLFVDQEGHPCEATGLKPSAETLIHCEIYRETGCGAVFHVHTVFNNLVSEYFGEKGAVPIQGLELIKAFNIWEENAAITIPVLPNYAEIPRIAELVSGVLNPAIPGILLRGHGIYAWGKNAFEAKRHLEAFEFIFEYIYRDLLLRKS
- a CDS encoding LysM peptidoglycan-binding domain-containing protein — translated: MNAKIQKVLLSTVVAASVGAVAVVAPVGGTHAFAAEKSSHDKRQDREEARADNAAFVAAQTAQFNALFGTKEDTTTKEEAAAPTETTAPTKTEAKQDIVVVVPQGASLTEIAAQYGITVDQLVAANNLLPAGYQLTVPQK
- a CDS encoding DnaD domain-containing protein, with amino-acid sequence MGGEQWKAWAKGAAYTMGMQTANIPYALLKYYQALDLDDAEAMLLLQLLSFRQVEHNEFPTLEELEWRTGAAPGIIAARIQKLMKAGFIGIEDEQDPMTGIRYERYDLSGLYEKLGTILASEQQERITAINQPPAAAVNQASKEEERERNLFIIFEKEFARPLSPMECETISGWLDQDRYPEELILMALKESVFAGKLHFRYIDRILLEWNRNRVRTAEDARAYTQKFRQR
- the asnS gene encoding asparagine--tRNA ligase; amino-acid sequence: MSTKTVIKRVNEHIGETVTIGAWINNKRSSGKIQFLQLRDGTGYIQGVVVKSEVPESVWNDAKSMTQESSLYVTGIIREEPRSKSGYEMTVTDIEVIHITSEYPITPKEHGVDFLMDHRHLWLRSNRQRAVMVIRAEIIRAVQEFFNTNGFTKVDPPILTPSAAEDTTELFHIKYFDEDAYLTQSGQLYMEAAAMALGKVYSFGPTFRAEKSKTRRHLIEFWMIEPEMAFTTHEESLEVQEQFVSHVVQSVLKNCRAELETLERDVTKLEHIVGPFPRITYDEAIEFLKGKGFDIPWGDDFGAPHETAIAEAYDKPVFITHYPKDIKAFYMKPDPERPEVVLCADMIAPEGYGEIIGGSQRIDDPELMEQRFQEHNLGEAYQWYMDLRTYGTVPHSGFGLGLERTVAWICGLDHVRETIAFPRMLYRLYP
- a CDS encoding acetate/propionate family kinase; its protein translation is MKVLVINSGSSSLKYQLYDMTDESVLAKGLVERIGMDSSILTHKPTGKDEVTEVSEILEHNTAIRKVIDKLTDKTHGVLESVSEINAVGHRVVHGGEFFKESAVVDQQAKKDIRALIDLAPLHNPAAIMGIEASEINMPGVPQVVVFDTAFHQTMPEKAYLYAIPRVLYNKYKVRRYGFHGTSHYYVSRAAADFLGKPLEDLKVITAHIGNGGSLTAVQGGISVDTSMGMTPLEGLMMGTRSGDLDPAIVPYVMNKEELTVSEVNLMLNKHSGLQAISGISSDMREITDGLEKGDPHSTLAFEMYEYRLRKYIGSYAAAMNGVDVLVFTAGVGENSAIVRKAVCENLSYLGVEIDEELNKVRSGDPRRISTPNSKVEVLVVPTNEELVIARDTYQLINK
- a CDS encoding 3-hydroxyacyl-CoA dehydrogenase family protein codes for the protein MNFKKVGVIGGGTMGQGIAEMLAKKGIEVLLVEKTPEKLDNAWSMIETSLDKQMEKWALTQAEKKLILGKIQKVTHFAELGSCDLVIETISEDPEAKKEVFAQLDQVCSSSVILASNTSTLSLTELASSTKYPERVIGLHFIYPVSKIDLVEIIRGLRTSDKTFDQTKNFVEETVEKRGIMVYESPGFVTSRIICLLINEALHVLEEGVASAEDIDDAMRVGYQFQYGPLEMADRFGLDSVNAALERMFREYGELKYRPAIILKKMVRAGSLGVKTGEGFFKYDKDGDRI
- a CDS encoding AAA family ATPase; this translates as MPKWTKEIVIGFVPVLLIFLLYVGYNILPLLLLAAVVGGILFFMQMRGGLAVGASQERNRKKNGPVKLTFEQIGGQDNAKRELREALDFLVRHDEINKFGIRPLKGILLTGPPGTGKTLMAKAAAHYTNSVFVSASGSEFVEMYVGVGAGRIRDLFKDARTRAAKENKQSAIIFIDEIDVIGGKREGGQQREYDQTLNQLLTEMDGIYSNEAPRILIIAATNRKEMLDSALLRPGRFDRHIQVDLPDKKGRKHILELHAANKPMAAEANLDKLAEEAYGFSGAQLESVMNEAAIYAMRQDEEVISQRHMSMAIDKVMMGEKTDRESSAEEKQRVAIHELGHAIMAEVVRPNSVGQVALSPRGQALGYVRHNPQQEQYLYTKPFLEEQIMIALAGAAAEEMYYEGRSTGSRGDFDQALNIVQNMVEAGLTKLGIVTINMVPKELLMKESNAILEDLGERTRKLLEERRHIFDSSLDILLQEEILSGEQFREQFKKSSNVPA